The sequence TTTGACGCCTTGGAACAGCTCTTCAAACGAGGTGGCTTTGAACTCGGCCATCTTGATCTGCACGCGGTCGGCGCTACGCAGCCAAATGTTGGCGCGGGCGATCGCCGACGCGTCGCCTTCCCACTCGACGCGGCCGTTTTCGGTGCGCACGTCGGTGTAGCCGAGGTTTTTCACTTCGCGGGCCACGATCGCTTCAAGTCCCATCGGAGCGGTGGCAATCAGGGTAAATTTTGACATATGTAATCCTCATCCGTTCTGAGAGTGTTGTGAATCAACGCAACCTGATGCAGGAACCTGACAAGCTGCAGGCAGGCGATGGATCGCTAGTCCATCTCGAAGAGCAGTTCCCCTTCTTTGTCATAAAAGCCTTCGCCATCCACCTGCAGGTGGCCGTCGGTCGCGTCGAGCAGATGCTCGAGCAGCTTCTCGGCGAGCTCCCAGCCCTGCTCGGTGATGTCGTCAGGGATCAGGCAGGCAAAAATCTGCTCGGTGCCCGACAAAATCTCGGCGACGGCCGCTTTGCCCGCGCCTTCGAGCGCTTGCAGGTTCTCTTGAAATTCGGCGATCTCTTCGGCCAGATCGCCGCTTTCCTCCCCGGACCGCGAGCGGTCGAGCATCAGGGACATCTTGTTCGGGTCGTACGCGAGGTGCAGCGTCTGCCAGTTCGGATCGGCAAAGCGCTCCTCTTCCTTGTCGGGGAAGGTCTCAAACGAAAAGCCTTCCTGCGCCAGGCTCTTGGTCAGTTCTTCGAGCCCGGGCGCTGTTTGCTGCTTGGTCATCACACGCAGAAAATGGGCCATTGGTGCTGCTCCTTACATCTAATAGTCGATAGTCTCTCTGCTAGTATTGCCCAATCCCAAGAAAAAGACCAGCCTGTCGGCTGGTCTTTTTGCGAAAACTTGCATCTAGCGGGCGAGCTGGACCCCGTTCTCGATCAATTCTTGGAGCCCTGCACCGGTCGCAGCCAGTTGCTCCAGATGCGCTGCGATCTGCGCTTCCCGCTCCGGCGCCAGCGCCTTCGGAGCGAGCAGTTCGAGGATCTCCACGCGCAGGAGCCAGTCGTTCGGGTAGGACTGGTCGAGGTCGCTCAAGACGCTCGCCGTCACATCGCGCACTTCGCTGTCTGCCGCCTGCGATTCGCGCAGGTCGCGGATCGTCTGGTAGAGGTCATACAGCTTCTGCTCTTCTGCCGTCACGTCATGGCGCTTGGTGTTCAGCGCCGACTTGCTGAACGTGGAAGCCGCCCAAGCTGCGCGGTCGGCCGCACCGGCATAGACGGAAGTGATCGCCGCGCCGACCGCCATGTCGAACGTGCCCCACTCCGCTTGGAACAGAACGGTGTCGCCATGGGTGACGGTGCAGTTGTCAAAGCCGATCAGCACGATCTTGCCAGCTTCGCGCTGCACGTATTTCACTTCGCCTGCCACTTGCACGCCCGAAGCAAAGACCAGCTCAGCGTGAGCGCCGACCTTCAGGCCTGCCTCATCCAGCTGTGCATCGGAGAAGTCTTCCAGCGGGGTTGCAAAACCCTGCACCCGGCCGATCGGCGAGCCGAATCCTTCGCCGTGGTATTCGAGGTCGTGGCCGTCGAGCATCTTGTTGTCCACCGACAGCATGGTCGGACCGGTCGTCTTCAGGTAGACCGCTTCACCCGCGCCATCGTATTCGAGATGCGTGAACGTGCCGCTCACCTGCAGGCCGGACGAGTAGACCGCGGTGGCGAGGTTGTCGGAGCGCACCGCTTTTTTCAGCGACGCCGTGCCGCCGACTTGGTAGGCCATCGTTTTGGCGAACGCTTTGACCGCTTCGGTCAGCTGCTCAAAGTTCTCGCAGACATACAGCTGCGGCTGCGGCTCGGTGATGTTGTAGTCTTTCGTCGAGCACGCTTCGAGGCTGAACGGCACCTTTTGCACGTGCGGACGGTACAGCGCACGGCTTTCCCCCATCGAGGAGAGCAGGCCGGCACCGTAGATCTTCGGGTCTTGAACCGAGCCGATCAGCCCGTATTCCACCGTCCACCAGTACAGCTTGGAGATGTCGCCCGCCTCGGACGACTCGGTGACGGCAGCTTCGGCCTGCGCCAGTTTATCCTCTGCCGCCTGCACCTGCTCCGCCGTCGCGCGCGGATCTTCCTTGACGATGGAGAGCAGGCGGATCGCTTCGTAGAGGTCGTGGTCTTCTTTGGAAGCGAGCGCCTTGGCGCCTATTTCGCCGAAGAACTGCAGGAATTCCGCATAGCCCGGATCATGCAGCATCGGCGCGTGACCGGCCGATTCATGGATGATGTCGGGCGCCGGGGTGTAGGCGATGTGATCGAGCGTGCGGATGTCGCCGGCGATCGGGAGCAGCCGATGCGCCTGAAAGTCAAAAAACGCAACCGGCGGAATAAAGCCGTCGATCGCCACAGCGCCCCAGCCCATCTTGCTCAGTTCAACGTTCATCTCTTCGATATTCGGAACCGACTCGGTGGACATGCCGGTTACGCGCAACCCGTCCTGATAGGAGCCATAGCCCTTCTCGGCGAGGAACGCGCAGTTTTGACGAAGCACATAGCGCCAAACAGCATGGTCGATCGGCGTATATTTTTCATAGGTTTGTTCCACGCAGAAGGGCTTGAGGTGCGGCGGAACCGATAGCAGTTTATGAGTAGTAACTGGATTGTTGCTCAATGTGAAGACCCCCTTCGAGATCAGTATACCTTTCTACTACTCTACCATACATGATGAATCGATTCGAAACAATATTCCGAACAAGAAATCTACATGAATTTGTAAAAAATCTGGCGGCGCGGATTGTTTTGAGAAAAAGCGGTTGTGGTATACTAACGGGGAAATCAAGGGTTCGTATGTACATATTGAAGGAGTTGTTTTGAAATGAGCCAAAACGAAGCATTGCTCACGCTGGAGGGCTGGTTTGCCCTGCACGATTTCCGCAAGATCGACTGGGAAGCCTGGAAGGCAGCTTCCGAAGAAGTTCGCCAGAAAGCGCTGGACGAGCTGCACGGTCTGATCAGCAAGTGGAACGACAACGAAGCGGCGCAGCAAGGCAGCACCGCCACGTACTCGATCGTCGGCCACAAGGCGGACATGGTGTTCATGTTCCTGCGTCCGTCGCTGGAAGAGCTGAACGAGATCGAGAATGAATTTAACAAAACGAGCTTCGCCGACTTCACCTACCAGGACTACTCCTATGTGTCGGTCGTCGAGCTTTCCAACTATGTGAACAACCCG comes from Tumebacillus sp. BK434 and encodes:
- a CDS encoding aromatic amino acid hydroxylase, producing the protein MSNNPVTTHKLLSVPPHLKPFCVEQTYEKYTPIDHAVWRYVLRQNCAFLAEKGYGSYQDGLRVTGMSTESVPNIEEMNVELSKMGWGAVAIDGFIPPVAFFDFQAHRLLPIAGDIRTLDHIAYTPAPDIIHESAGHAPMLHDPGYAEFLQFFGEIGAKALASKEDHDLYEAIRLLSIVKEDPRATAEQVQAAEDKLAQAEAAVTESSEAGDISKLYWWTVEYGLIGSVQDPKIYGAGLLSSMGESRALYRPHVQKVPFSLEACSTKDYNITEPQPQLYVCENFEQLTEAVKAFAKTMAYQVGGTASLKKAVRSDNLATAVYSSGLQVSGTFTHLEYDGAGEAVYLKTTGPTMLSVDNKMLDGHDLEYHGEGFGSPIGRVQGFATPLEDFSDAQLDEAGLKVGAHAELVFASGVQVAGEVKYVQREAGKIVLIGFDNCTVTHGDTVLFQAEWGTFDMAVGAAITSVYAGAADRAAWAASTFSKSALNTKRHDVTAEEQKLYDLYQTIRDLRESQAADSEVRDVTASVLSDLDQSYPNDWLLRVEILELLAPKALAPEREAQIAAHLEQLAATGAGLQELIENGVQLAR